The following coding sequences are from one Ornithodoros turicata isolate Travis chromosome 1, ASM3712646v1, whole genome shotgun sequence window:
- the LOC135370261 gene encoding uncharacterized protein LOC135370261, which yields MNDAMDRDVATMASSIELSVKDYISTLTGILNLLEVLLGLLLLLVVHYTLRELTTRVRVLFTINYAYTFNGLHFIIAGCLSLESFSHLQELFYYVLFLTCAGMAYTIGSVCVIKESKSTPVFAILSVTIGGIYYIHAVYAVIRLL from the exons ATGAATGACGCCATGGACCGAGACGTTGCTACGATGGCAAGCAGCATAGAACTCTCTGTCAAGGACTACATCAGTACCCTCACCGGTATTCTCAACCTCCTGGAAGTG TTACTTGGCCTTCTACTCTTGCTCGTCGTGCACTACACTCTACGGGAACTGACTACGAGAGTACGTGTCTTGTTTACGATCAACTACGCCTATACCTTCAACGGACTACATTTCATCATCGCAGGTTGCCTCTCCCTAGAGTCCTTTTCTCACCTACAGGAGCTCTTTTAC TACGTCCTTTTCTTGACCTGTGCTGGTATGGCGTACACTATAGGCTCTGTATGCGTGATAAAAGAGAGCAAGTCTACTCCCGTGTTTGCG ATTCTTAGCGTTACAATAGGAGGCATATACTACATCCACGCAGTCTACGCTGTCATCCGTTTGTTGTGA